The window atgccttctccaagtccacaaaacacatgtagactggttgggcaaactcccatgcaccctcaagtatccttgagaggataaagagcaggtccagtgttccgcgaccaggacgaaaaccgcattgttcctcctgtatccgaggttcgactaacggacgaactctcctttccagcaccctggcatagactttcccagggaggctgaggagtgtgatcccctgtagttggaacacaccctccggtctcccctcttaaagatggggaccaccaccccggtctgccagtccagggtactgcccctgatctccacacgcaacattgtagaggcgtgtcaaccaggacagccctacaacatccagagccttcaggaactcggggcggacctcatcaataccaggggctctgccaccaaggagttgtttaactgcctcagtgacctcgccccggaaattggcgggtcactcccctcatccccagactctgcttcctcctcggaagacgtgtcagtgggattaaggaggtcctcagtattccttccaccgcctgacaattttctcagtcggcgtcagcagcgctccgccagcactgtacacagtgcaggtagagcaccgctttcccctcctgagacgcctgacggtttgccagaatctcttcgaggcagtccgaaagtctttttccatggcctccgaactcctcccacaccgaagtttttgcttcagccactgcccgagccgcattccgcttggcctgtcgatacctgtcggctgcctccgagtcccacaggctaaccaagcccgatgggactccttcttcagcttggtggctcccttcacctctggtgtccaccatttggttcgggattaccaccacggcaggcaccaaccaccttgcggccgcagctcaatgcagcagccggcgatggagacgctgaacatggtccattcggactcaatgtccccagtctccctcggaatgctgttgaagctctgccggaggtgtgcgttgaagatctcgcggactggggcctctgctagacgttcccagcacaccctcactacgcgtttaggtgcaccgggtctgtccagcgtcctccaccgccacctgatccaactcaccaccaggtggtgatcagttgacagctcagcccctctctttacccgagtgtccagaacatatggtcgcaggtctggtgatacgattacaaaatcgatcatcgacctgcggcctagagcgtcctagtgccacgtgcacttatggacactcttatgttcgaacaaggtgttcgttatggccaaactgtgatttgcacagaagtccaataacaaaacaccgctcggattcagatcagggaggccgttcctcccaatcacgcccctccaggtcttgctgttgttacccacgtgagcattgaagtctcccagcaggacaacagagtctcccagtggggcaccttccagcacccccccgaGGGACTCTAAGAATAGTTTTAAGAATAcataagtaaataagtaaattaaatataaatagcaTTCATGTAGTTTGCAGCTGTCACGACTTGTTCTCTTGTAGTTCATCAGCATCTGACAAACCAGCGCTGGCAGAGCGAATTCTGGAGGTGATTAAGGGTTACATTTATATTCCTGAAAAAGGTGAGTGTTCTCATAcagatatattttttatgtaacGCTGACTTAACTTCTTCTGCATATCTGACATATTGGAAATGCTGCAGTAAGACTGGAATAAATGCGACTCGGTTTTAAAGACCTACTTGATCATTTTTCCTTTCAGTGTTTCGTTTTCCACTGAAGCTGGCGGTATCATCTTTTGTTACCTGTGTGGCTATATATCATGTGAGCTTAAATAAGCCAATAATACCTTTTACTATTTTAAAATGTCATACCATCTTGGttcatttgttttactttcaccAATGCCTGTTTCACCCTACAGACTGCACTCTTGATAGTTGTCCTGGTGGTGCCCACTCTCCACATTGTTCGTGCTGGTATTGATGAAAATATCGCCTTCTTGTTACTGGGTTTTGGGATTGTATTATCAGACGACAGGATGGAGGTTGTTAGAATTGTGACTTTTTACACATGGCTGCTGGAAGGTATGTGAGTCTGTTTGCTGTCCCTGAAACAAAATACtaaagtatttttgttttaaagtaagactaatttgttttttcttttgcatcatATTGCTTGTTAGTATGCTACCTCTGTGCGATGACCCTGTCTTGCTTGGTCAGCCTTATTATGCTCATGAGGTCCATGGTTCGCCACAGGTATGTGCAGTAAACCCTCAGAGACTGGAGGCATTGGTTaaaggaaaatgtattttcttcatGAAAAGTTTACTTATTCTGAATACTGATTATAGCCTAACCCCAATATTGCAAGACTTCTCATTGTTGCCTGATGATAAGTATTTcaactttgttacttttttttctctagaTTTTTCTCAGACAGGCCTTCCTGTCTGAACCTGATGTGTAACTGGCCTAttgtgtttcagatcaaaccTAAGAGGACTGTATAAGGGAGACATTTACAAGATTTGCAACAGCCAAAAAACCATGCGTCCGTCTAGACCTGGTGTTGTCTGTTGGATGGGCTTGACAGGATACCAGGCTGCAATCGTCAGCCTTGGTAAAGCTTGAATAaactgcatcactgactttaGCTTTAAGAATAATGCTGGAAATGCTGCAGGAATACCAcatcatgaaaagaaaaaaaaaaacccttcgaCTTGTCCTTTTAATAGGGATTGTCTCTCAAAACCCTCTAAGATTTTTGTCCGAAGAAAAGAATTACAACTAAACGAGACAGGCTGTTGCTCTGGATGGCATGTTCCCTTATTACCATGAATGCACTCATTGTAGTTTACTAAAGTATTAACTATGTAGTAATCCAGCTTTGCAAATGCTTGTGAGTGATGCTTGATAAATCCTATAGTGctggccatttaaaaaaaaggcttaGGGGCAAAAAGAAGAAGCTCTTTGAAGAAATGGAataagattttaagattttgcttTTGATCTTTTTGCTCATTTAATTACATTAGAAatgcagaaatagcagaaatcaaaacatttcaaatggactgatttgttaaaaaatagctcagatgaaaaaaaaatacttttagaaATGCTTTTAATATTCAAAGTGGCCTGTTTCTGTGTTAACTCTGCAGGAATGGCTATCCAGACCATTGTGTTTTTCATCTGCTTCTTGTTCCTGGTGTTTTTGATCATTATCCCAGTGTTTTATGGCCGTAACATCATTGTCTTTGGAATTGCAGGAAAGGCATGGTGAGTAAACAACAATTCATATagccctttccttttttttttcttttcatgaatcaatgattaaaaacacttttcattTTCCATCTTTGTGATGTCTCAGGCCAGCCTGGCTCACGCTGATACTGGTTACAGGGCTTCAGCATGTGACTGCTAAGTTCGCTTTCATCAAACAAAAAGCCAGCACAAGAGACCTGaacaacaggtgtgtttgtTTAGTCCCACTCATTTGTTGGAATAAAGTTTAActaggttttgtttattacttaGACATTTCAATTATTAGTtgtaatttgattttttttgatACTAATAAAAATGCAATGCAATTCTGAGGATGAAATTGTTTAATTATTAGTAACAAGTGTCAATTATTTGGTTTAGCTATTTTACAGCATAAATGATTACTTTAAATTACAAAgaactgcataaataaataaatggttttTCAACTTTTAGTGCTGAAGGCTTTGTATCGCCAAAAAAACCTAAAGAAGTATATTAAGTagattacaacatgaatacttTCTCACTGGGGTTCAACTTGTTAATTAGAGACATGCAGCTACTTCTGAGGACACTGAGGTCTTTATTTTGTGGGAGATGGGGCCTCAGAGAGTTTCTGTTGAGTAGTTTTAGCTTTAGGCTGAAAACTGATTCAAAGACATGCATTTAatagaaagaaattatttaatttatatagaCTGTTAAAGAATAATGAGTGggtttatttaattgtgtacCGAGGTTGCAAAAAGTTGGAGAACAAAGAACAAATCTAGCTGAAAGGGTTGAGATTTCTTGAGTTTTAGGACCTATTATGGTCCAACCTCAAATACCATTTCCCACAATGCAACTCAGAatcctttatttattattacttcatttaaaaatgtgaagCCTCCACTCATCAGAGGTCAGAAATGACAAAGCACTTTCAGGGTCACAAGCTCTGTCACAGGCTTCGTATTGCTAATGTAAATAACTTCATGTTTACACTCAGTTTTTGCTCACAGTCTCCTCTATGATGCTTTTCAGAGAGAGTCTGTTCCTCCTGACGTACCTGCTGTTCCTAATCAACACTGTGGTGGGGCTGGTTGTTGCCATATGGAGAATAGTAATAACAGCTTTGTACAACATCATCCATCTTGGTCGTATTGACGTCAGTCTGCTGCATCGCACAGCAGAGTCCTATGACCCAGGTACGATTCATTCAATTTGTGTAGAACCATGGAATCCTGCAGTACTGAGGAATAGGCTATATAGACCGTTGTGAACACAGCTTTTATGTACAGCAACACTGTTACTAATTTTGATAATCTTGAATGACTTGATGATAATAACAAAAGTATGCAATTGCATTTTTCAGACAGTCTGGCTTAAATTCTACTCTGTGACCTTTGACTCTATTTAGCCTACTGCTACTACACCCACTTCCTGAAGGTGGAGGTCAGTCAGTCACACCCGGTGATGAAGGCTTTCTCTGGGCTGCTGCTGGACATGATGGTTGAGGGTGGGAGAGCTGGACAGAAAATACGAGATGCAGAGGAAGGTAGAATTCCTGAACtggaaacacacaaagacaaacatcctctcacacacacgcacaaacacagtcCAGCTTTTGTGCCACTTCATTTAAAACATATTGAACATTAAGTATTTAATAAGTATGTAATAATAGTGCTTTATGAAAAAAGGCTTTGTGAGCAGGAGAGGGAGTTGTTGTAATACCTAGAATGATCACAATGGGAAAGAACTCAGCAGTGCTGACTTTAACTTCTGTTCCGAAGTCCACTATAAAATGTGTCACTCTCAACATGTCAGGCTCAGCTCTACACTGTCAAGCTTAATTATCCTCACTGTCAGGAAGAGCTTTTACAGTAGACTCAGCTAattgctaatgctaatgctgTGGGCCAATCATACTTAGCAATGTTTATTATTTAGCATTTCTGCTTATTGCTGCCATTCTGAAATCTGCATCCTGGCAATCCCCACTTTATGATCATTACTACTGCATGTTGCAATCGTGTAACATTGTTAGTATATCATAAATGATAATAAATTTAGCTTACAGGAAAGAGCAATATTTAACACTTTAGAATGGCACGCCACAATTAGCACAGGACCATTGTGTTTTCATAAAATCCACTTTTCTCTACATTAGATTATAAGCTGAGACTCTCTGATAAATATGCTTGTAATGACAAATATCAAAATGGATGTTTAGTTGTGTAGCTTTCACTGACTATGTTGGGTCTGTCACAAGCCCTGCtggtttagagacttattcatcatgaagaaaacaagacagtcagcaaTCGATCgatttacttgcaagggaggcctcatcgGTATCTGAGAAACGCACTTCGAATCTCATTACGAATGACCCCAACCACGGCCTCCgcttgctgccttttattgggAAAACAGTTCACACAATACACATCACAGCAAAACAACGCCCACCATAAAACCCCCCAAATGGTTCTAAGACAAAgcactgtatgtatatgtctgtgtgtgtgtgtgtgtgtgtgtgtgtgtgtgtgtgtgtgttatgtgagaatgtgtgtgtgtgtgtgtgtgtgtgtgtgtgctcctgctgaccaaaagggtcataaaagcaggaagcaacatcacaagaaacagatcttccagataggatgtatctgcaataaaagcCTCTCCAGCCAGTCAGAGACAAAGAAATTCCTTTcatcacagagttaaaacaatgtagagatggtaagcataaaaatgacaacatttaacaattcactttaaCAGACTACAATTTCTAAACCCACCGAGCTGCCAAATACAGATGACTTTGAGTGTTTCTCCACAATATGTATTCTTTTCAGTGACACACACACGAAGCATGCTTATGCTGCTACATGGGGTTGTAGCAATTTCTTAGCCACTGTTTTCAAAATACAACATGCATACATTGATACATGACACTAAGCATGTTCAGCCCCTTGGTTTGCTGTCTCGTTCTGCCCTCAGCCTGCTCCTCCTTCATGCTTTCAGGGATTCAGGAGAATAAGCCAAACAAGGCGAACAGCAGTCAAAGGATTCGCTCTCGCTGGCAGCTGATGTACACACTGGTTAACAACCCCTCCCTGCTGGGCTCCAGGAAGCATTTTCAGACTCTGCAGAACTCGGAGAACGTCCTGAATGGCACCCCCAACCGAACCTCCAAAAAGGGCAGCAAGATGGAGGCCAGCAAGCTGGGCGCAGAGCCAGCAGAGCCCACTGAGACCCCCGAAAGCCAAGAAAAAACAGAATGAGTTTGAGTTGGCAATATAATTCAAAATTGTACTGGGTGTGATCTGCATTAAACAAACCTGCATGTGCCAAATATAACTACTTCAATCAACCGCTTTGCTTCAGAGTTCTTTTAGCATTTAACTTATCTAAATAGTTGTCTAAATgattctgtgtttatttctcttagGTTAGCTTTAGGCAACAAAAACATTATGTTAAGATCACATCCATAAAGTACAAAAGTACAGAATATATGTACTTAAAcagaagtacagatactagtGTTAAAAAATACTCCACTAAAAGTTGAAGTACGGATTCAACTTCTATACTCAAGTAAAATAGTACCGGCTCTGAAATGAACTCAAAGTAATAAAAGTAGCTCTTTGGAGGGTGTTTCTACCACctatttttgtgcaaagttAACTGAACCCCGTGCTGTATTAatgtaacaataaaataatatcagtagAGGGAACAAAAAACTTATTTCAGTCTCGTTTTTAATTCTAATAAATGTATTCAGCTTGAATCAATTATGTACAAcataagaagagaaaaagaaggaaattaaaaaaatagctgtgttttctgttgcttACATTGAAGAGGCTGATTTTGCCTCTAAAAGTGAGTatagtcaggggttaaagtgggattcagcaggtggagg is drawn from Oreochromis aureus strain Israel breed Guangdong linkage group 1, ZZ_aureus, whole genome shotgun sequence and contains these coding sequences:
- the LOC116321184 gene encoding receptor for retinol uptake stra6-like is translated as MNQSKEEVEPFQYSYYDYSDWYSNNAEPTKPPKEVILPCDPTADDKLFHICILSISLVIMFILAGLTRKNKFCQGFTRGSSSIFSPANFLDQTQKKGVVMAVFGLVFSKLAMLVIAPDPLPFSKDTPADIKEYMKIIAIFYYPILYYPLLVCGTLQRKAGYVFGTLLSFTHFGVLVWQKFDCPKTPEIYKYYALLASLPQLACLAYLCIQFPLLFVKGPKTDEVRNCSQDLDSSYYTNYVKLLLKKKSSTVSSSASDKPALAERILEVIKGYIYIPEKVFRFPLKLAVSSFVTCVAIYHTALLIVVLVVPTLHIVRAGIDENIAFLLLGFGIVLSDDRMEVVRIVTFYTWLLEVCYLCAMTLSCLVSLIMLMRSMVRHRSNLRGLYKGDIYKICNSQKTMRPSRPGVVCWMGLTGYQAAIVSLGMAIQTIVFFICFLFLVFLIIIPVFYGRNIIVFGIAGKAWPAWLTLILVTGLQHVTAKFAFIKQKASTRDLNNRESLFLLTYLLFLINTVVGLVVAIWRIVITALYNIIHLGRIDVSLLHRTAESYDPAYCYYTHFLKVEVSQSHPVMKAFSGLLLDMMVEGGRAGQKIRDAEEGIQENKPNKANSSQRIRSRWQLMYTLVNNPSLLGSRKHFQTLQNSENVLNGTPNRTSKKGSKMEASKLGAEPAEPTETPESQEKTE